In Streptomyces dangxiongensis, one DNA window encodes the following:
- a CDS encoding hydrophobic protein — translation MVPLLLVLLLALILFGAGFAIKILWWIAIAVLVLWLLGFVMRSTNSGGGRGRWYRW, via the coding sequence ATGGTTCCCCTGCTGCTCGTTCTGCTTCTCGCCCTGATCCTCTTCGGTGCCGGTTTCGCCATCAAGATTCTCTGGTGGATCGCCATCGCCGTCCTGGTGCTCTGGCTCCTCGGTTTCGTCATGCGCTCCACCAACTCCGGCGGTGGTCGAGGCCGTTGGTACCGATGGTGA
- a CDS encoding CBS domain-containing protein yields the protein MTQAVREIMTSNPVAVAPDTPVCEVAARMRDEDIGAVLVCAGHRLRGLVTDRDLTVRILAEGGDVTGRTVAEACSSELVTVAPDDDVDRAVRLMRGKALRRLPVVEDGRVVGIVGLGDVAVEYDPESTLGVISAAGPTR from the coding sequence ATGACGCAGGCGGTCCGCGAGATCATGACCAGCAATCCGGTCGCGGTGGCACCGGACACCCCGGTGTGCGAGGTCGCGGCCCGGATGCGGGACGAGGACATCGGCGCGGTCCTGGTCTGCGCCGGCCACCGGCTGCGCGGCCTGGTCACGGACCGGGACCTGACGGTGCGGATCCTCGCCGAGGGCGGGGACGTCACCGGGCGGACGGTCGCCGAGGCCTGCAGCAGCGAGTTGGTCACCGTGGCACCGGACGACGACGTGGACCGGGCCGTACGGCTGATGCGGGGCAAGGCGTTGCGCCGGCTGCCGGTCGTGGAGGACGGGCGCGTGGTCGGGATCGTCGGTCTGGGCGATGTGGCCGTGGAGTACGACCCCGAGTCCACGCTGGGGGTCATCAGCGCGGCCGGCCCCACCCGGTGA
- a CDS encoding glycerol-3-phosphate dehydrogenase/oxidase — protein sequence MSHTEAAPGSSLSAHRRGRELAEAADGRTADVLVVGLGATGAGAALDAAARGLDVVAVDAHDLAFGTSRWSSKLIHGGLRYLASAQFDVAHESAVERGILMTRTAPHLVAAQPFVLPLTPLVSRAQASLAWAGFRAGDVLRLAARTPRRVLPAPRRLSATEARHLAPSVRAAGLRGGLLSWDGRVTDDARLVTALARTAAAHGARVLTRVRALELTGTGARIRDELTGEEGEIRARAVINATGVWAGALADGIRIRPSRGTHLVLRSERLGALPAGLHVPIPGETNRFVLVLPQGDGRVYVGLTDEPVEGGIPDVPEVPETDIGFLLDVLGSVLDTPVARDEVVGAFAGLRPLLDTSGIDGRDGAPARTSDISRRHAVLTSPDGVTTVVGGKLTTYRRMAQDAVDAAAGARGLRTGPSPTAALPLVGAASPGRLRALSAPPHLVRRYGTEAAAVHALAAGDPALAEPALPGHPVTRAELRWAVEHEGALDESDLLDRRTRIGLVPADRAAVLPVAREVLDRTAATRP from the coding sequence ATGAGCCACACCGAGGCCGCGCCCGGCTCGTCCCTGAGCGCACACCGGCGCGGCCGGGAACTGGCCGAGGCCGCGGACGGCCGGACGGCCGACGTCCTGGTCGTCGGGCTCGGCGCCACCGGGGCCGGAGCCGCCCTGGACGCGGCGGCCCGCGGACTGGACGTCGTCGCGGTGGACGCCCACGACCTGGCGTTCGGCACGTCCCGCTGGAGTTCCAAGCTCATCCACGGCGGGCTGCGCTATCTCGCCTCCGCCCAGTTCGACGTCGCTCACGAGAGCGCGGTCGAACGCGGCATCCTGATGACCCGTACCGCCCCGCACCTGGTGGCCGCCCAGCCGTTCGTACTGCCGCTCACCCCGCTGGTGTCCCGGGCCCAGGCCTCGCTGGCGTGGGCCGGGTTCCGGGCCGGGGACGTGCTGCGGCTGGCCGCCCGGACCCCACGGCGGGTGCTGCCCGCGCCCCGCCGGCTGTCGGCGACGGAGGCCCGGCACCTGGCGCCCTCGGTCCGAGCGGCCGGGCTGCGCGGCGGGCTGCTGTCCTGGGACGGCAGGGTGACCGACGACGCCCGCCTGGTGACCGCCCTGGCCCGCACGGCCGCCGCACACGGCGCCCGGGTGCTGACCCGGGTGCGGGCCCTGGAGCTGACCGGGACGGGTGCCCGGATCCGGGACGAACTCACCGGCGAGGAGGGCGAGATCAGGGCCCGCGCCGTGATCAACGCCACCGGGGTGTGGGCGGGCGCCCTCGCCGACGGCATCCGCATTCGGCCCTCCCGCGGCACCCACCTGGTCCTGCGCTCGGAACGGCTCGGTGCCCTGCCGGCCGGCCTGCACGTCCCGATCCCCGGGGAGACCAACCGCTTCGTGCTGGTCCTGCCCCAGGGGGACGGCCGGGTCTACGTCGGCCTCACCGACGAGCCGGTCGAGGGCGGCATCCCGGACGTGCCGGAGGTCCCCGAGACCGACATCGGCTTCCTCCTGGACGTGCTCGGCTCCGTCCTGGACACCCCGGTGGCCCGGGACGAGGTCGTCGGCGCGTTCGCCGGACTGCGCCCGCTGCTGGACACCTCCGGAATCGACGGCCGGGACGGCGCACCGGCCCGCACCTCCGACATCTCGCGCCGGCACGCCGTACTGACCTCGCCGGACGGTGTCACCACGGTGGTCGGCGGCAAGCTCACCACCTACCGGCGGATGGCGCAGGACGCGGTGGACGCCGCGGCCGGCGCGCGCGGGCTGCGCACGGGCCCCTCCCCCACCGCCGCGCTGCCGCTGGTCGGCGCCGCCTCCCCCGGCCGGTTGCGTGCCCTGTCCGCGCCCCCGCACCTGGTCCGCCGCTACGGCACCGAGGCCGCGGCCGTCCACGCCCTCGCCGCCGGGGACCCCGCCCTGGCCGAGCCGGCCCTGCCCGGCCACCCCGTGACCCGGGCGGAACTGCGCTGGGCGGTCGAGCACGAGGGCGCCCTCGACGAGTCCGACCTGCTGGACCGCCGCACCCGCATCGGCCTGGTCCCCGCGGACCGCGCCGCCGTGCTCCCCGTCGCACGGGAGGTCCTGGACCGGACGGCGGCCACGCGCCCCTGA
- a CDS encoding glutamate-cysteine ligase family protein, which produces MGRDVPALVFTREDRRRYRIKMHACLDALALMLREARFESERPQVGLEIELNLVDDGAEPVMRNSDVLDAISDPAWSTELGRFNLEINVPPRRLTAGGPDAWESEIRAALNHADERARSVGARLITVGILPTLRQEDIGEGALSENPRYRLLNDQVFAARGEDLRIEIDGVDRLRTYADTITPEAACTSTQFHLQVSPEEFAPYWNAAQAIAGVQVALAANSPFLFGKELWHETRVPLFEQATDTRPEEIRVQGVRPRVWFGERWINSVFDLFEENLRYFPALLPLCDEQDPAETLDRGDTPELGELTLHNGTIYRWNRPVYAVTHGVPHIRVENRVLPAGPTVADTLANGAFYYGLTRALVEEDRPVWSRMSFSAAEDNLHAAARHGIEALLYWPGMGEVPVPELVLRRLLPLAHRGLERSGMDDAWREPLLGIIEQRCVTARNGAVWQKEMFHRLDTATRAGRHEALRRMAQLYMDYMHLNAPVHTWPVD; this is translated from the coding sequence ATGGGGCGTGACGTCCCGGCGCTCGTGTTCACCCGCGAGGACCGCCGCCGGTACCGGATCAAGATGCACGCCTGCCTGGACGCGCTCGCGCTGATGCTCCGCGAGGCGCGGTTCGAGTCGGAGCGGCCACAGGTCGGACTGGAGATCGAGCTGAACCTGGTGGACGACGGCGCCGAGCCGGTGATGCGCAACAGCGACGTGCTGGATGCCATCTCCGACCCCGCCTGGTCCACCGAGCTGGGCCGGTTCAATCTGGAGATCAACGTCCCGCCGCGGCGGCTGACCGCGGGCGGCCCCGACGCCTGGGAGTCGGAGATCAGGGCGGCGCTGAACCACGCCGACGAGCGGGCCCGGTCGGTGGGCGCCCGTCTGATCACCGTGGGGATCCTGCCCACGCTGCGCCAGGAGGACATCGGTGAGGGGGCACTGTCGGAGAACCCCCGCTACCGGCTCCTCAACGACCAGGTCTTCGCCGCCCGCGGCGAGGACCTGCGCATCGAGATCGACGGGGTCGACCGGCTGCGCACGTACGCGGACACCATCACCCCGGAGGCGGCCTGCACCAGCACGCAGTTCCATCTCCAGGTCTCCCCGGAGGAGTTCGCCCCCTACTGGAACGCCGCCCAGGCGATCGCCGGGGTCCAGGTCGCGCTGGCCGCGAACTCCCCGTTCCTGTTCGGCAAGGAGCTGTGGCACGAGACCCGTGTCCCGCTGTTCGAGCAGGCCACCGACACCCGGCCGGAGGAGATCAGGGTGCAGGGGGTGCGGCCCCGGGTGTGGTTCGGGGAACGGTGGATCAACAGCGTCTTCGACCTGTTCGAGGAGAACCTGCGCTACTTCCCGGCCCTCCTGCCGCTGTGCGACGAGCAGGACCCGGCGGAGACGCTGGACCGCGGTGACACCCCCGAGCTGGGCGAACTCACGCTGCACAACGGCACCATCTACCGCTGGAACCGCCCGGTCTACGCCGTCACCCACGGCGTACCGCACATCCGGGTGGAGAACCGGGTGCTGCCGGCCGGACCGACCGTCGCCGACACCCTGGCCAACGGCGCCTTCTACTACGGGCTCACCCGGGCCCTGGTGGAGGAGGACCGGCCGGTGTGGTCACGGATGTCCTTCTCGGCCGCCGAGGACAATCTGCACGCCGCCGCCCGGCACGGCATCGAGGCCCTGCTGTACTGGCCCGGGATGGGCGAGGTGCCGGTGCCGGAGCTGGTCCTGCGGCGGCTGCTGCCGCTCGCGCACCGCGGGCTGGAGCGCTCCGGCATGGACGACGCGTGGCGGGAGCCGCTGCTCGGGATCATCGAGCAGCGCTGTGTGACGGCACGGAACGGGGCGGTCTGGCAGAAGGAGATGTTCCACCGCCTCGACACCGCCACGCGCGCCGGCCGGCACGAGGCGCTGCGGCGGATGGCCCAGCTCTACATGGACTACATGCATCTGAACGCGCCGGTGCACACCTGGCCGGTCGACTGA
- a CDS encoding WGR domain-containing protein, which yields MSTACTVSTTYLELSQEGQGAHKFYEVTVDGLVVTVRYGRIGAAGQTQTTTFTTAEKARAAAARKVGEKVRKGYAPAVPGQRAPRAVTRRQVSSAPSTARAVAPVLWRFRTGSAAFGIHVDDERCWVGNQSGDVYTLDHEGAVLARFGLPDGVKCLVADDFWIYAGCDDGKVYDLSSKLPFAAYDIAADVDIFWLDIHEGVLDVSDRAGRLTVIDHEDEHQWSRRSQGEHAWMVRADDRAVYHGHHRGVTAYAPDGGGELWHTPTRGGVLFGWQEEHAVYAGTAHRVVQRLSKESGAIEATYACDSSVYSCATSPGGRFVFAGDAASSVYCFDQDGRCLWKLGTGSGSALSMQYHDERLYLVTTDGSLVCVDASEAAVSAAQRGTVPVVRDVKLAAALPTYAPATAVTAVATVAQAPAGAVVVECVREAGRVRVHVLSDGYDASWNVQFPRAIREPGARYVVDALHPAAGGFYRVRGDIRRLL from the coding sequence ATGTCCACGGCGTGCACGGTGTCGACGACGTATCTGGAGCTGTCGCAGGAGGGCCAAGGTGCCCACAAGTTCTACGAGGTGACCGTCGACGGCCTGGTGGTGACCGTGCGGTACGGCCGGATAGGCGCTGCCGGGCAGACGCAGACGACGACGTTCACGACGGCGGAGAAGGCGCGGGCCGCCGCCGCGAGGAAGGTGGGGGAGAAGGTCCGCAAGGGGTACGCCCCGGCCGTCCCGGGACAGCGCGCCCCGCGCGCGGTGACCCGCCGTCAGGTCAGTTCGGCCCCGTCCACGGCGCGGGCGGTGGCACCGGTGCTGTGGCGCTTCCGCACCGGTTCCGCGGCGTTCGGCATCCATGTCGACGACGAGCGCTGCTGGGTGGGCAACCAGTCGGGTGACGTCTACACCCTGGACCACGAGGGCGCCGTCCTGGCCCGGTTCGGCCTGCCGGACGGCGTCAAGTGCCTGGTCGCCGACGACTTCTGGATCTACGCGGGCTGCGACGACGGCAAGGTGTACGACCTGTCCTCGAAACTGCCCTTCGCCGCCTACGACATCGCCGCCGATGTGGACATCTTCTGGCTGGACATCCACGAGGGCGTCCTGGACGTCTCGGACCGCGCGGGCCGGCTGACCGTCATCGACCACGAGGACGAACACCAGTGGTCCCGGCGCAGCCAGGGCGAGCACGCGTGGATGGTGAGGGCCGACGACCGGGCCGTCTACCACGGCCACCACCGGGGCGTCACCGCCTACGCGCCCGACGGCGGCGGCGAACTGTGGCACACCCCCACCCGGGGCGGCGTGCTCTTCGGCTGGCAGGAGGAGCACGCCGTGTACGCGGGCACCGCGCACCGGGTGGTGCAGCGGCTGTCCAAGGAGAGCGGTGCCATCGAGGCGACGTACGCGTGCGACAGCAGTGTGTACTCGTGCGCCACCTCACCCGGCGGCCGGTTCGTCTTCGCCGGTGACGCCGCGTCGTCCGTGTACTGCTTCGACCAGGACGGCAGGTGCCTGTGGAAGCTCGGCACGGGCAGCGGTTCGGCGCTGTCGATGCAGTACCACGACGAGCGCCTGTACCTGGTGACCACGGACGGATCGCTGGTCTGCGTGGACGCGAGCGAGGCGGCGGTCTCCGCGGCCCAGCGGGGCACGGTGCCGGTGGTGCGGGACGTCAAGCTGGCCGCCGCCCTGCCGACGTACGCGCCGGCCACGGCCGTGACGGCGGTGGCCACGGTCGCCCAGGCGCCGGCCGGAGCGGTGGTGGTCGAGTGCGTGCGGGAGGCCGGCCGGGTCCGGGTGCACGTGCTCTCCGACGGCTACGACGCCTCCTGGAACGTCCAGTTCCCCCGCGCGATACGGGAACCCGGCGCGCGGTACGTCGTCGACGCCCTGCACCCCGCGGCGGGTGGCTTCTACCGGGTCCGGGGCGACATCCGGCGCCTGCTCTGA
- a CDS encoding FAD-binding oxidoreductase, with product MDMLWNGWGDPAKAAPLPETVTGLLRDLLGVTPRTAPAPALTDVRPPAPTARPAALRALAEAAGGEEHVRTDAETRVRHTRGKSTPDLLRIRAGDFSDVPQAVVLPGSHDEVLAVLRACTAHGLAVVPFGGGTSVVGGLAPQRSAFVALDLRRLNRLLDLDPVSRTAVLQPGLRGPEAEALLAEQGFTLGHFPQSFEWATIGGFAAARSSGQASAGYGRFDEMVLGLTLATPEGTLETGRAPRSAAGPDLRQLILGSEGAFGVITSVVVRIRPLPRTRVYEGWRFRSFEEGATALRRLAQDGPRPTVLRLSDETETLIGLAQPDAIGAGAGQSDAGCLAIAGYEGTAEETARRRERAAAVLTDCGGTPAGTEPGERWAHGRYSAPYLRDALLDAGAFAETLETAAFWSRIPRLYTAVRTALTDTLTLAGTPPLVMCHISHVYENGASLYFTVVSAQGEDPVAHWTPAKHAANEAVLAAGGTISHHHGVGTDHRDWYVREAGPLGVSALRAVKHRLDPDGLLNPGVLLPTD from the coding sequence ATGGACATGCTGTGGAACGGCTGGGGCGACCCGGCCAAGGCGGCACCACTGCCCGAGACGGTGACCGGCCTGCTGCGCGACCTGCTCGGCGTCACGCCCCGCACGGCACCCGCGCCCGCCCTCACGGACGTCCGCCCGCCCGCCCCGACGGCCCGCCCCGCCGCGCTGCGGGCACTCGCCGAGGCCGCCGGCGGTGAGGAGCACGTGCGCACCGACGCCGAGACCCGCGTCCGCCACACCCGCGGCAAGTCCACCCCCGACCTGCTGCGCATCCGCGCCGGCGACTTCTCCGACGTCCCGCAGGCCGTCGTCCTGCCGGGCAGCCACGACGAGGTCCTCGCCGTGCTGCGCGCCTGCACCGCACACGGCCTGGCCGTCGTCCCCTTCGGCGGCGGCACCTCGGTCGTCGGCGGACTCGCCCCCCAGCGCAGCGCGTTCGTCGCCCTGGACCTGCGCCGCCTGAACCGCCTGCTCGACCTGGACCCCGTCTCGCGCACCGCCGTCCTCCAGCCCGGCCTGCGCGGCCCCGAGGCCGAGGCGCTGCTCGCCGAACAGGGCTTCACCCTCGGCCACTTCCCGCAGTCCTTCGAATGGGCCACCATCGGCGGGTTCGCCGCCGCCCGCTCCAGCGGTCAGGCCTCCGCCGGCTACGGCCGCTTCGACGAGATGGTCCTCGGCCTGACCCTGGCCACCCCCGAGGGCACCCTCGAGACCGGCCGCGCCCCCCGCTCCGCCGCCGGGCCCGACCTGCGCCAGCTCATCCTCGGCTCCGAGGGCGCCTTCGGCGTCATCACCTCCGTCGTCGTACGGATCCGCCCGCTGCCGCGGACCCGGGTGTACGAGGGCTGGCGGTTCCGCTCGTTCGAGGAGGGCGCCACGGCGCTGCGCCGGCTCGCCCAGGACGGGCCCCGCCCGACCGTGCTGCGCCTGTCCGACGAGACCGAGACGCTCATCGGCCTCGCCCAGCCCGACGCGATCGGCGCGGGGGCGGGGCAGAGCGACGCCGGATGCCTCGCGATCGCCGGGTACGAGGGGACGGCCGAGGAGACCGCGCGGCGCCGGGAGCGGGCGGCGGCCGTCCTGACGGACTGCGGCGGCACCCCCGCCGGCACCGAACCCGGCGAACGCTGGGCACACGGCCGCTACTCCGCGCCCTACCTGCGTGACGCCCTGCTCGACGCCGGCGCCTTCGCCGAGACGCTGGAGACCGCGGCGTTCTGGTCCCGCATCCCCCGCCTGTACACGGCCGTCCGCACCGCCCTCACCGACACCCTCACCCTGGCGGGCACCCCGCCCCTGGTGATGTGCCACATCTCCCACGTGTACGAGAACGGCGCCTCGCTGTACTTCACCGTCGTCAGCGCCCAGGGCGAGGACCCGGTGGCGCACTGGACGCCCGCCAAGCACGCCGCCAACGAGGCCGTCCTGGCCGCCGGGGGCACCATCTCCCACCACCACGGGGTCGGCACCGACCACCGCGACTGGTACGTCCGCGAGGCCGGCCCGCTCGGCGTCTCCGCCCTGCGCGCCGTCAAACACCGCCTCGACCCCGACGGGCTCCTCAACCCGGGTGTCCTGCTGCCCACCGACTGA
- a CDS encoding FMN-dependent NADH-azoreductase, with protein sequence MATLLHIDSSVFPTQASASRVVTEAFRKHWEEEHPQGTVIYRDLAAQPVAHITAEAHLAGFTDPATHTPEQAAVFAERVKLIEELEQADAILIGAPMYNYTIPSTLKAWLDNVILMGRTGGPNPSAKGTPVTVVASRGGSYAPGTPRESYEFVQNYLKAVLADALGLDLEFIVPELTMASQNPAMAELVPLYEASRDQALAAAATRAKQLAERLAA encoded by the coding sequence ATGGCCACTCTGCTGCACATCGACTCCTCCGTCTTCCCGACCCAGGCGTCGGCCTCCCGCGTCGTGACGGAGGCCTTCCGCAAGCACTGGGAGGAGGAGCACCCGCAGGGCACGGTCATCTACCGCGACCTGGCGGCGCAGCCCGTCGCGCACATCACCGCCGAGGCGCACCTCGCCGGCTTCACGGACCCGGCCACGCACACGCCGGAGCAGGCCGCCGTCTTCGCCGAGCGCGTCAAGCTGATCGAGGAGCTGGAGCAGGCCGACGCCATACTGATCGGCGCTCCCATGTACAACTACACGATTCCCTCGACCCTCAAGGCGTGGCTCGACAACGTCATCCTGATGGGCCGCACCGGGGGCCCGAACCCGTCCGCCAAGGGCACCCCGGTGACCGTCGTCGCCAGCCGGGGCGGCTCCTACGCGCCGGGCACCCCGCGCGAGTCGTACGAGTTCGTGCAGAACTACCTCAAGGCCGTCCTCGCCGACGCCCTCGGCCTGGACCTCGAGTTCATCGTGCCGGAGCTGACCATGGCGTCGCAGAACCCGGCGATGGCCGAGCTGGTCCCGCTGTACGAGGCCTCCCGTGACCAGGCCCTCGCGGCCGCCGCCACCAGGGCCAAGCAGCTCGCGGAGCGCCTCGCGGCCTGA
- a CDS encoding STAS domain-containing protein yields MDEEHVAHTNEETEAGPLSVDRATVDGVTVVTVSGEVDHHTSGTLRQALTPDDLADKARTVADLSGVAFMDSSGINVLIAAHQAHGPVGWLRLACVRRTVLRTLEIVGLTTLIPCYPSVSDALRD; encoded by the coding sequence GTGGACGAAGAACACGTGGCACACACGAACGAAGAGACGGAAGCGGGCCCGCTGTCGGTCGATCGGGCCACCGTCGACGGTGTCACCGTGGTCACGGTGAGCGGCGAGGTCGACCATCACACCTCAGGCACGCTCCGCCAGGCCCTGACCCCCGACGACCTCGCCGACAAGGCGCGTACCGTCGCGGACCTCAGCGGCGTGGCGTTCATGGACTCCAGCGGTATCAACGTCCTCATAGCCGCGCACCAGGCCCATGGACCGGTCGGCTGGCTGCGCCTGGCCTGCGTCCGTCGAACCGTCCTGCGCACCCTGGAGATCGTGGGCCTGACCACCCTCATCCCCTGCTACCCGAGCGTCAGCGACGCCCTGCGGGACTGA
- a CDS encoding flavin reductase family protein, with protein sequence MRVDYSPDAMDPGSFYRLLTAVVVPRPIAWVSTLTPDGATANLAPHSFFTVACTDPPIVQFTSVGRKDSLRNAEATGEFVVNFAPEPLFAEINATATDFPRDRSEFDAVGIEREPSLRVRPPRVAASPVALECTLHSTLRLGDSTVVFGRVVHAAVHEDALVAGRPDIELLRPLSRLGGNEWGTVGEVHELARAPYRDTARD encoded by the coding sequence ATGCGTGTCGACTACTCACCGGATGCCATGGATCCCGGATCCTTCTACCGTCTCCTCACGGCCGTCGTCGTGCCCCGGCCGATCGCGTGGGTCTCGACGCTGACGCCGGACGGCGCGACGGCGAACCTGGCTCCGCACTCGTTCTTCACCGTCGCCTGCACCGACCCGCCCATCGTCCAGTTCACCTCGGTGGGCCGCAAGGACTCCCTGCGCAACGCGGAGGCGACGGGCGAGTTCGTCGTCAACTTCGCGCCCGAGCCGCTCTTCGCCGAGATCAACGCGACGGCGACCGACTTCCCCCGGGACCGGAGCGAGTTCGATGCCGTGGGCATCGAGCGGGAGCCCTCGCTGCGAGTACGGCCGCCGCGCGTGGCCGCCTCCCCGGTCGCCCTGGAGTGCACGCTGCACTCGACGCTGCGGCTGGGGGATTCGACGGTCGTGTTCGGCCGGGTCGTGCACGCCGCCGTCCACGAGGACGCGCTGGTGGCCGGCCGCCCCGACATCGAGCTGCTGCGCCCGCTGTCCCGGCTGGGCGGCAACGAGTGGGGCACGGTCGGCGAGGTCCACGAGCTGGCCCGGGCGCCGTACCGGGACACGGCTCGCGACTGA
- a CDS encoding winged helix-turn-helix transcriptional regulator — protein sequence MADENHDSAACKRVDDGITRVFQLLGKRWSGPIVAVLVEQPAYFSDLRRAVPGISERMLSDRLAELGAAGLVLREVDEGPPLRVSYRLTTAGAALEPALRELAEWAKVHLPEASACPETSLEPPSRTRI from the coding sequence ATGGCGGACGAGAACCACGACAGTGCGGCCTGCAAGCGGGTGGACGACGGCATCACCCGCGTCTTCCAGTTGCTCGGCAAGCGCTGGAGCGGCCCGATCGTGGCCGTTCTGGTGGAACAGCCCGCGTACTTCAGCGACCTCCGGCGGGCCGTCCCCGGCATCAGCGAACGCATGCTGTCCGACCGGCTCGCCGAACTCGGCGCGGCCGGACTGGTCCTGCGCGAGGTCGACGAGGGCCCGCCGCTGCGGGTTTCCTACCGGCTGACGACGGCCGGCGCGGCCCTGGAACCCGCGCTCCGCGAGCTGGCGGAGTGGGCCAAGGTCCACCTGCCGGAGGCGTCGGCGTGCCCGGAGACCAGCCTGGAACCGCCGTCCCGGACACGGATCTAG
- a CDS encoding DUF4190 domain-containing protein: protein MRLTAPPSPRTGRRDTEGMAVASFVLGLVGLLVLNLVLGPVAIVLAVMALRRDTPRRFRALLGLGLGIADLVVLAVLVTAHGTASWSVWGG, encoded by the coding sequence ATGCGACTGACCGCGCCCCCCTCACCCCGGACGGGCCGGCGGGACACCGAGGGCATGGCCGTGGCCTCCTTCGTCCTCGGGCTCGTCGGACTGCTCGTCCTCAACCTCGTCCTCGGCCCCGTCGCCATCGTGCTGGCCGTCATGGCCCTGCGCCGGGACACCCCACGCCGGTTCCGGGCGCTCCTGGGCCTGGGGCTGGGCATCGCGGACCTCGTCGTGCTCGCCGTCCTCGTCACCGCGCACGGCACGGCCTCCTGGTCGGTCTGGGGCGGCTGA
- a CDS encoding TetR/AcrR family transcriptional regulator, whose product MTPIRHNGSDSDHVLDAVRDCVLAVGVRRTTLADVARRAGVSRMTLYRRWPDLRTLVGDLMTREWVDVAGRAIPEPSPGTATRARIVDGLVSGVEAFRAHPLFRKIIDVDPELLLPYVLDRRGASQEALLALLTDALREGHADGSVRPGHTERQARALLLTVQSFTLSLRTMTDEDDPELDSGAFLDELRTLLERTLTP is encoded by the coding sequence ATGACGCCTATTCGTCACAACGGTTCCGACAGCGACCACGTCCTCGACGCCGTGCGCGACTGTGTGCTGGCCGTCGGGGTACGGCGCACCACCCTCGCCGACGTCGCCCGGCGCGCCGGTGTCTCCCGGATGACCCTCTACCGACGCTGGCCCGACCTGCGGACCCTGGTGGGCGACCTGATGACCCGCGAGTGGGTCGACGTGGCCGGCCGGGCCATACCGGAGCCCTCTCCCGGCACCGCCACCCGCGCCCGGATCGTGGACGGACTGGTGAGCGGCGTCGAGGCGTTCCGGGCGCACCCCCTGTTCCGCAAGATCATCGACGTCGACCCCGAACTGCTCCTCCCCTACGTGCTCGACCGGCGCGGCGCCAGCCAGGAGGCCCTGCTCGCGCTGCTGACCGACGCCCTGCGCGAGGGGCACGCGGACGGGTCCGTCCGGCCCGGCCACACCGAACGGCAGGCCCGCGCCCTGCTGCTGACCGTGCAGTCCTTCACCCTGTCCCTGCGCACGATGACCGACGAGGACGACCCGGAGCTGGACTCCGGCGCGTTCCTCGACGAGTTGCGCACCCTCCTGGAGAGGACCCTGACGCCATGA
- a CDS encoding YegS/Rv2252/BmrU family lipid kinase → MRQFTAVVNPTAGGSTGAATLLQLARLLREAGAGLETQYSHSLAHAQDIARTAGERGRVVLAVGGDGIAGGIGGALSGTGTVLGLVPAGRGNDFARALHLPADPAALAGVLLHAEPRPVDTIEVESAVHPRTVVLGSVYAGVDAEANRHANNARLLRGAASYYAGGLRAVTTWRPAGFRVTVDGTEHVHSGYTVVAANSAYYGSGRLIAPDARVDDGLLDIVMIRDAPRRLFFTLMNELRSGAHVNRPEVRVVRGRELRIEADRPVPYGADGEVEATLPVTVRVRPADLRVLY, encoded by the coding sequence ATGCGACAGTTCACCGCCGTCGTCAATCCCACCGCCGGCGGCTCCACCGGGGCGGCGACCCTGCTCCAGCTCGCCCGGCTGCTCCGCGAGGCCGGCGCCGGGCTGGAGACCCAGTACAGCCACAGCCTCGCCCACGCCCAGGACATCGCCCGCACCGCCGGCGAGCGGGGCCGCGTCGTCCTCGCGGTCGGCGGCGACGGCATCGCCGGCGGCATCGGCGGCGCGCTCAGCGGCACCGGCACCGTACTGGGACTCGTCCCCGCCGGACGCGGCAACGACTTCGCCCGCGCGCTGCACCTGCCCGCCGACCCGGCCGCACTCGCCGGCGTCCTGCTGCACGCCGAACCCCGGCCCGTCGACACCATCGAGGTGGAGTCGGCCGTCCACCCGCGCACCGTCGTGCTGGGCAGCGTGTACGCCGGGGTCGACGCCGAAGCCAACCGGCACGCGAACAACGCCCGGCTGCTGCGCGGCGCCGCCTCCTACTACGCCGGGGGCCTGCGTGCCGTCACCACCTGGCGGCCGGCCGGGTTCCGCGTCACCGTCGACGGCACCGAGCACGTCCACAGCGGGTACACCGTCGTCGCCGCCAACTCCGCCTACTACGGTTCCGGCCGGCTCATCGCGCCGGACGCACGGGTCGACGACGGTCTGCTCGACATCGTGATGATCCGAGACGCGCCGCGCCGGCTCTTCTTCACGCTCATGAACGAACTCAGGTCCGGCGCCCACGTGAACCGCCCCGAAGTGCGCGTCGTGCGCGGCCGGGAACTGCGCATCGAGGCCGACCGGCCCGTCCCCTACGGCGCCGACGGCGAGGTCGAGGCCACCCTCCCGGTGACAGTGCGGGTCCGCCCCGCCGACCTGCGGGTGCTGTACTGA